The Hevea brasiliensis isolate MT/VB/25A 57/8 chromosome 9, ASM3005281v1, whole genome shotgun sequence nucleotide sequence AGGTGAAAAAGTAATTagctttttcttaaaaataatttgttATATTTAAAAAAGAGCTGCAAAAGAGGGGTTGGAGGGCCGCCTTTTTCTTGCCGCTGATCTGCTTTTGTCCATTTCGTCGAAAATACTAACATTTGTCCTTAAAATGGACGTAAATTACCAAAAAGTGCCACTGTTGTGTGTCCTAGTGTTTGTTCAATTTCCGGTTATAATTTTAGGGGctgtaataaaattatttataaatttaaaaatataacataaaatttttttaaatttaaatatttataaaataatttttttaaaatttttaataattaatttataaataatatattaatattggtaatataaaataatattttttaaagtaaaatttttttaataatttaataaattattatatattttattattttatactattaaaattttttataattaatctataaaaaattataattaattttattattatcacataaaaaaaaaaaaatttacgggTTATAATGTATAAAGTTTAAGGGGACTACAGAAGTATAGCGCGCTTGCATGTGGGCTGGAGTTAGTAAATGGTGATTGCGTCACCTGCAGGTGAGGGTTAGAATTTCTATGGTTCGTTTTGATTGGCATTTGCGGTTATTCATTAGGAAATTTCACAAACactcaattaataaaatatttatatatggatatatattttaatatgaaattcatcatgattttaattaaaataataattaaaaattgactaaataaataTACTTAAGCGTATTTAGACTGATTATTGAGCTGATTCCAATTTAAATCGATTGAGAACCACTGATTTTTAGGTGAACTGAAGTTGAAATTGTGAACTCTTAAGATTGAAGTTTAatttgattcaaaatgatttaatattttttaattttttaaataaaaaaaattcaacttaAAACCGTCTAATTTAatcctagttgaatttcgttcCCATCCATTTACTGTTTGAGTCAAAGATTGATTTAATAAGTTTCAGTCTTGTTTAAATCGGTTTGATTCTAATTTTGAAACGGCTCTTGACTGGGTGTAGGTGTGGGTGAAATACTCTAATTATTAATGGCACGCGTAAGTGTCGgcccttttttcttctttattaAATGTTGCTTATTCAGCCAGTTTCGaataacaaaattacaaattttaacagtttaaaaaaaaatattgcctttcaaaaaaacaataaaaatattttgttCCGTGTGAGATATGGGAACATATTGATATTCTTTTTGCACCAATAGCAGTACCACGCGTGTGATAATTTTTCTCctttgagaaaataatttttttttatattaaatattaattggaTCGAACCCAACTACGGTTTGAATTGTGTTTACAATCAGCATggttaaattttgaatcaattaATAATTTATTGGTTCAAATTGAATCAAAACCATCTCAAAAAAGATTGATCTCCTTCttcttctcattatattttaaattgaaCTAAATTGAAATTAGCAATTTAATTAGAGGTTCAATCTAattcaaatttcattttaaagaaaaaatttttaatcaaatcaATATTGAAATCATCAAAATCAAAATCGTTGAAATCTAATCACCATGATTCGGTTTAGATCTCTTCCTTCCGTAGATTTGAACCTGCCGTCAGGTTGAGAAAAAGTGGCAAGCGGGCATATCAACCTTTCATTAAAATATTTTACTACTGTACACTTACAATTTTATATCATGCTTTGATCTTATCTTATCTCTTTATTCGCTTTCATGTTTAATTGTTTAGTTTTTAATTATCACTAGTTTGATGTCAATAAAAACGACCGTGTATTGAGtttttatattacaaattaaCTTGTATAATAATTTtcaacatatatacatatataaggaTTTAAACTTGAATGTAAAAGTGATATATCTTTAGCAATTAAATTAAGTcagattaaatatttttaaagaatttatataaattttatgtgTTAAATTTTGATTGTTGCTAGAGCTTTACTTATTTAAAATAATGAATAATTAgtataatttaaaatgaatttaatatAAAGAAGTCATGTGATGATGTACCATGGGAAGGtttttaaaagaagaaaaagaagattacAGTCACAGGTGATCTACCATGCCTGCAAAAGCGCCATTGGCAGGCAGAGGGGGTGTTGACCAAAAGGTTCTTCCCTTCCCATGCAAAGCAGTCAGAAAAATTCTGGGTTGGTAGATGAGTCGTTACAATTGTCCGAGGATGCACATGCCAACCGGTCCCACATCAAGTATTTCAATGGGCCCGACATTTTGATTGCAAGAAACATTAACTAAAAATCTCTCGTCCCCATGTAGTCCCCTCACCTCCAATGAACTCGAATGTGCACAAGGCAGCCAttagtatattttatataatacaaAAAGTTGATAGAAGGCAATCACAATTTAATATGAAGCATCATTCTTTTTCTCCGAAACACAAGTGCCAACTTCTAATCTAGTATtcaatcatttcatttccaaaagaactGGACCCACCCCTTTGTGAAATGGTGAAATGAACCCCACAACACGTTCCTTGTTCGTGTGCTGAGTGTAGAAAACTAGCAAGTGGATTGAATTTGACCTCATAACAGATCGCGGACAAAATTCAAAACAGCAGTTTGAAATTCTTTTCAAGTTACTGACATGTCAAACTTGCAACAATGATTATAGTTGTGATTCTGGACAGATAAATCCAGCTCTTAGCTCCTCAAAAGAGTATTCATTTTGCTTCACAACCTTTTTTGCTATTATAGCTGCAGAAGAAACATAAGGTGTAGTCGGTGTTAAGGCCATCAGCATAGAAGCCGAAGTCGTTGTTGGAGTTGTTGGCACCAGAATTGGAAGTGTCTTTGGGGTTCCGTTCTCTTCATCTCCACCAGAGATCGATTTGGTAGGTGTCCCCAATGGTTTCTTAGTAAAAGTATCTTGCAATCCTGCCTTATCTGCTGGGAAATTTGCTATGTTGGCCTGAGAAGACATCGTTACAGGAATTGGCGAGAGAGGCTTTCTGATCAAGCGCAATTCATTTGGACACGCCTTTGCAGAAGACTGCTTCTTTACGAAATGACCACCAATCTCTGAGTTTCTTCTACCTACAAATGTTTGACAAAAAGTTGCCTGATTCTAAAGCATCATATTTTTCCGTAGTCTTACAGCTACCCAAACAATCAAAACATCTAAAATTGCTAGCCActacaaaaatatataatttaacaaTACGACATAGATTATAAATCTAAGGTGGCCAAATCAaccaaacttttttttttctgctcTTATGTACACGGAAAACCAGAGCCCTGACTCAGGAAAAAACATACCAGAGGTATGAGTTGCAAAATCACAAATTTGCTGGGAACCCAAGTAGCTATTTTGGCTGAAATAATCACCCTTCTTATTTAGATGCATGTGTGGAGATGATTTTTCCGCTTTAGTGTTCTGAAGCATTGCTCCACCAAGGGAGAGTTTCCTGTTACTTGCAAATCCAACTGAAGTTCTAGAAGCCTTCCTTCCACTCTTTGATGGACCGGATTTTGCCCCAAGAAGTGCTTCCTGCTCTGCCATCAGCTGCACCTGAAGCCTCTTCTGGTCCTAAAATATatagaaaaaaatttatataaagttaaatcctatcaaatatgagagagaggaaagaaagaagGGAATGTTTTGTAAAGATAGCTAACAACTAACTGAAGGAAAGTTCATACTCTTTGTCTTATCTTTTCTTGTTCCTTCACTTTCCTTAGGTTGCTGTACTGTTCCAGTCCAGACAGAAGTCGTTCCTGTACAAcaaaaaattatgagataaataatttaattaaaaaataaaaatgaagccCAAATCAAGAATTATGGAAATATCAAATCCAATCCAGTGCAACTTGGATAAGAACTAGATTTATTGGATTAGAAAGAAAGTGCTTACACCATCATATAAGAACTGAATTCCTTGTTCTTTCTCCCAAACTTTGGTTTTTGAAGTCAATGCCTCCACCATTGCTGCTCCACCACCAACCAAAACAATAGATGCCAactcatcaaaatcaatatctttATCAATAATATGGAGAACATTTTATTCTCAAGTATGAGAGGTTTACAGAAAAATCCATTTTCCATGAGTGGAACAATTTTGAGATAGAACAAGGCAACATCGTTACCAGGGATTTTGTTAACAACTGTACGAGCTTTCTCTGCATGTTTCAAGGTAAGATGCGCACCTCTTCCAGCATTATAACGATTTTCATCCTAGAAAATCACAATAAATAATGAGACTGTATTGAGGACTGAGGAAAGTAGAATGGAAATTTATATGTGAGAGCAAAAAAAGTTGCTCAACCCTGTTATACTCCTCAAGCCAGCACTCTTCTTCACATGCAGCAAACCATTTCTCCACCTTGTTGAGTATTTCCTTCCTCCTATAAGCTTCTTCTTTAACCTTTACAATTTCAAATTCAATCTCTTCTAGTAGATGCACAGGATCCACTCCTGTAAAAACATAGTACATAACAATCGGGCATTTGTATGGTTACCAAtgatacataattttttttttttcccagagACTTGTCAATTTAACTGAAATTGTGTCAGAAGTAAAACATTACGCATCAGGAACCAGAATTTGCATGCACCAAATGTACCAAATGATATCAAatgtatcatttttttttttggcatcaAAGCACTTTTAGGCCTTCAGGAACATCATTGATCGACACTGGTTTTTCAAAAAATTCAGAGGTCGCCATGGATAATATTCTCAGGATACTTGTAGTTCTAGATTGTACATTTCCTCAAACTCTTACCAGATGTTACAGCCTCAATCGAATATTCTGCTGCAGTAAGTGATTCTGTTACCATGTGTGCGTTCCTGCATAACTCTTCTAGTTCCAGCCTCTTCTTTAGAATAATCTCTTTAACTTTACTTGATTTGAGCTGCTTGAGCCTTGAGACTTCATCCTCAACCTGTGGAAGAAAAGAGCGAGTATTTGGAACATATGTTATTGTTATCCTGAAATTGGCAATTGAAACTTAATTGAATAGGAAAACTCATTATTTTGGTACTCCAATGGTTAACCAACTCACATGGTTAATGAAGTCCGTGGAAAGCATATTAGGCTCCGTAGCTTGGGGTTCTGAAgcagcaataaaactggtaacgtTCTGAAACATTTGTTGCTCCTCAATTGGAGTGTCCATCAAATCCCAAAGCTCCAGAAGGGCAGTTCCAAGACCTTGAAGCTGATTGAGTTTAAAAGATTAGATGTGCCAAGcagaaagaagaaaataaaaaattgcaACAATGCTGAAGAAATTTTGCTCAAGTGTCAACCCTCTGCATTCTCTGTATCTTCAAATCTCGGAAACCTCGCATTGCAGAAGTCAACCTCTCAATTGTATCGTTGGTCATGTCTTTCAATCCTTCAGAATCATCCAAAGTTGGATGGATCTCATGTATTTTGTGTTTGAAATCCACACCAAGAACCCCACAGAGGGAGCTCAGAGTGTCCAAAAGACACAGTACTTGCTTCAAACGATTGCTCTGCAGGTGATATAATTTAAATCAGCCAGAGAACAAAAAGATTTGTAGCATGATTACCCTAGTTTGGGAACCACAATTCCAAAACGGTAAATGAAGAAAATAATCCACGGCATATAATACTTGAACATTTGCAGTGTCGAATTGCAAAAAATTGATACTAAAATTCATTTGAGATAGACACATAATAGGAAGCTAGGCAAACCATCTCATTCTGAAGCTCGCGTAAGTGATTCTGCAACTCTTTTAGTCTTCTGAGGGACAAGTCGTCCTCGTCCAAAACCTTCTCGTACAGATTATCTTCTGTAGTAGAACCGAAAATCTCTTTTGAAATGTTCTTTAGTTCATCTAGAACTTCAAGGAATTGCTTTTTCCTCTGTGCTTTTCTCTTCCGCAATTCCTCCAACACTGGAAAAATGATGTGAAGCTTTTCTTTTAACTTTGCACTCGCCTTCTGCTCATACTGAGGACATAAAAATAACAACTTAATGGTGGGTTTTTTCCAAAAAAATATGAACTCTCCAACCATAATTTCTCTTACTTTTACTGGTTGCTCACTCAATGCAGAGCAGATACCCTCAATTTCCGCTTCAACGAAAGCAATTTCACGTTGCAATTCAGATCTACATTTGTCAGCCTCATTAACTTTTCTCCTATACACCTCCAGGCACTCTTCTTCAATTTCGAACAACACTTTATCCCTTCGAACGTCATTCTCTCCCACTTCGTCCCACATGTTCTGATATCCACGAAAACAAACAAAAACAAAATTCACATTGTCTTCCAAACAAAAGAAAACCAATTTGATAGAAGAGGGAAAAACCTGCAATTCCACTAGCAAGAATCCGCAAGTTGTTTCAACGCTGGCGATGCGATCGTTCTGATTGTTATACATCGCGACGGGGAAAGTACTAGGAAATGCGGCCACCGGAGGTGGGAATGATGGGTGTTGGGTGATGGAGTGAGTTTTGAAATAGTATGTACAGTGTGTATATGGAATTGAGT carries:
- the LOC110656242 gene encoding 65-kDa microtubule-associated protein 4 isoform X2, with amino-acid sequence MYNNQNDRIASVETTCGFLLVELQNMWDEVGENDVRRDKVLFEIEEECLEVYRRKVNEADKCRSELQREIAFVEAEIEGICSALSEQPVKYEQKASAKLKEKLHIIFPVLEELRKRKAQRKKQFLEVLDELKNISKEIFGSTTEDNLYEKVLDEDDLSLRRLKELQNHLRELQNEMSNRLKQVLCLLDTLSSLCGVLGVDFKHKIHEIHPTLDDSEGLKDMTNDTIERLTSAMRGFRDLKIQRMQRLQGLGTALLELWDLMDTPIEEQQMFQNVTSFIAASEPQATEPNMLSTDFINHVEDEVSRLKQLKSSKVKEIILKKRLELEELCRNAHMVTESLTAAEYSIEAVTSGVDPVHLLEEIEFEIVKVKEEAYRRKEILNKVEKWFAACEEECWLEEYNRDENRYNAGRGAHLTLKHAEKARTVVNKIPAMVEALTSKTKVWEKEQGIQFLYDGERLLSGLEQYSNLRKVKEQEKIRQRDQKRLQVQLMAEQEALLGAKSGPSKSGRKASRTSVGFASNRKLSLGGAMLQNTKAEKSSPHMHLNKKGDYFSQNSYLGSQQICDFATHTSGRRNSEIGGHFVKKQSSAKACPNELRLIRKPLSPIPVTMSSQANIANFPADKAGLQDTFTKKPLGTPTKSISGGDEENGTPKTLPILVPTTPTTTSASMLMALTPTTPYVSSAAIIAKKVVKQNEYSFEELRAGFICPESQL
- the LOC110656242 gene encoding 65-kDa microtubule-associated protein 3 isoform X1, which codes for MYNNQNDRIASVETTCGFLLVELQNMWDEVGENDVRRDKVLFEIEEECLEVYRRKVNEADKCRSELQREIAFVEAEIEGICSALSEQPVKYEQKASAKLKEKLHIIFPVLEELRKRKAQRKKQFLEVLDELKNISKEIFGSTTEDNLYEKVLDEDDLSLRRLKELQNHLRELQNEMSNRLKQVLCLLDTLSSLCGVLGVDFKHKIHEIHPTLDDSEGLKDMTNDTIERLTSAMRGFRDLKIQRMQRLQGLGTALLELWDLMDTPIEEQQMFQNVTSFIAASEPQATEPNMLSTDFINHVEDEVSRLKQLKSSKVKEIILKKRLELEELCRNAHMVTESLTAAEYSIEAVTSGVDPVHLLEEIEFEIVKVKEEAYRRKEILNKVEKWFAACEEECWLEEYNRDENRYNAGRGAHLTLKHAEKARTVVNKIPAMVEALTSKTKVWEKEQGIQFLYDGERLLSGLEQYSNLRKVKEQEKIRQRDQKRLQVQLMAEQEALLGAKSGPSKSGRKASRTSVGFASNRKLSLGGAMLQNTKAEKSSPHMHLNKKGRRNSEIGGHFVKKQSSAKACPNELRLIRKPLSPIPVTMSSQANIANFPADKAGLQDTFTKKPLGTPTKSISGGDEENGTPKTLPILVPTTPTTTSASMLMALTPTTPYVSSAAIIAKKVVKQNEYSFEELRAGFICPESQL